From the genome of Haloterrigena sp. KLK7, one region includes:
- a CDS encoding MEDS domain-containing protein encodes MTQRSDRADRRLARESELEILRAESAFEGPTAQSADYGRDHGHDHSDSTDHVALLYEDRDEQFAAAIPFVRRGLERGERCLYIADENSRETVLTAMREYGIDVDEALESGALSVLTPDETYRESGAFDRDAMLRFWEESLATATEDAGYSGIRAAAEMTWALGDGDGGDDTGDGADFDRLVEYEAILNSIYEGEEYAVCCQYNRERFPADVVHDVIRTHPLLVHDGVVSRNVYYTPPEEFFGPDRPAREVDRMTTTLRERTTAKAALERATERFRKIFEHSQDAIFINDPSADEILEANPAGCEMLGYSREELLELGPSDCHPHEMEAFREFVDTVFEEGSGWTDELSCLPKEGDPIPAELSASKITVDGRPCLLAIVRDISERKERERAQRRLYELASDPDRSFDETLQAIFELGCDRFEMDLGGLARIDPETDRFVVEAVSGDHDSLRPGAEVDLSETYCRVFTDDADRADDDTACITDPEAAGFEGTAAYEEFGVESYLGTRLSVGDGLDRTFFFVSSTPRREGFTEAERTFHDLMGQWVRYELERRRYEETLEETIDRLRQSNERLEQFAYAASHDLQEPLRMVSSYLQLIENEYESELDADGEEFLAFAVDGAERMRAMIDGLLAYSRVETQGDPFEPVDLEAVIDDVLTDLRLRIAESGAEIEVGDLPTVSGDRNQLHQLFQNLLSNALEYSGDEPPRVEIAATRDGPQWTVSVSDEGIGIEPAEQERIFEVFERLHSRAEYDGTGIGLALCQRIVERHGGEIRVDSEPGEGATFSVTFPDSAVRK; translated from the coding sequence ATGACGCAGCGGTCGGATCGCGCTGATCGGCGGCTCGCCCGCGAATCGGAACTCGAGATACTGCGGGCGGAGTCGGCGTTCGAGGGACCGACCGCCCAGTCCGCGGATTACGGCCGCGACCACGGACACGATCACTCCGATTCGACCGATCACGTCGCGCTCCTCTACGAGGACCGCGACGAGCAGTTCGCGGCCGCTATCCCGTTCGTTCGACGGGGCCTCGAGCGCGGTGAGCGCTGTCTGTACATCGCCGACGAGAACTCGCGGGAGACGGTCCTGACGGCCATGCGGGAGTACGGTATCGACGTCGACGAGGCCCTCGAGTCAGGGGCGCTCTCGGTCCTGACGCCCGACGAGACCTACCGCGAGAGCGGCGCGTTCGACCGCGACGCGATGCTCCGGTTCTGGGAGGAGTCGCTCGCGACGGCGACCGAGGACGCGGGGTATTCGGGGATTCGGGCGGCCGCCGAGATGACGTGGGCGCTCGGTGACGGTGACGGCGGGGACGACACCGGCGACGGCGCCGACTTCGACCGACTCGTCGAGTACGAGGCGATCCTCAACTCGATCTACGAGGGCGAGGAGTACGCCGTCTGCTGCCAGTACAACCGCGAGCGGTTCCCGGCCGACGTCGTCCACGACGTGATCCGCACGCACCCGCTGCTCGTCCACGACGGCGTCGTCTCTCGGAACGTCTACTACACGCCGCCCGAGGAGTTCTTCGGCCCGGATCGGCCCGCCCGCGAGGTCGACCGAATGACGACCACGCTGCGCGAGCGGACCACGGCGAAGGCGGCCCTCGAGCGCGCGACCGAACGCTTCCGGAAGATCTTCGAGCACAGCCAGGACGCGATCTTTATCAACGACCCCTCCGCCGACGAGATCCTCGAGGCCAACCCGGCCGGCTGCGAGATGCTGGGCTACTCCCGCGAGGAACTGCTCGAGCTCGGCCCGTCGGACTGCCACCCCCACGAGATGGAGGCGTTCCGAGAGTTCGTCGATACCGTCTTCGAGGAGGGAAGCGGATGGACCGACGAGTTGAGCTGTCTCCCCAAGGAGGGCGACCCGATCCCGGCGGAGCTCTCGGCGTCGAAGATCACGGTCGACGGCCGCCCGTGTCTGCTGGCGATCGTCCGCGACATCAGCGAGCGCAAGGAGCGCGAGCGCGCCCAGCGCCGCCTGTACGAGCTCGCGTCCGATCCCGACCGATCGTTCGACGAGACGCTGCAGGCCATCTTCGAACTCGGCTGCGACCGGTTCGAGATGGATCTGGGCGGGCTGGCCCGAATCGACCCCGAGACCGACCGGTTCGTCGTCGAGGCCGTCAGCGGCGACCACGACTCCCTGCGGCCGGGCGCCGAGGTCGACCTCTCGGAGACGTACTGTCGCGTGTTCACCGACGACGCGGACCGCGCGGACGACGACACCGCGTGTATCACCGATCCCGAGGCCGCCGGGTTCGAGGGCACGGCGGCCTACGAGGAGTTCGGCGTCGAATCCTACCTCGGCACGCGGCTCTCGGTCGGGGACGGTCTCGACAGAACGTTCTTCTTCGTCTCGTCGACGCCCCGCCGGGAGGGGTTCACCGAGGCGGAGCGGACGTTCCACGACCTGATGGGGCAGTGGGTCCGGTACGAACTCGAGCGGCGGCGCTACGAGGAGACCCTCGAGGAGACGATCGACCGGCTCCGGCAGTCCAACGAGCGGTTAGAGCAGTTCGCCTACGCGGCCAGCCACGATCTGCAGGAACCGCTGCGGATGGTCTCGAGCTATCTCCAACTGATCGAGAACGAGTACGAGTCGGAACTGGACGCGGACGGCGAGGAGTTCCTCGCGTTCGCGGTCGACGGCGCCGAGCGCATGCGCGCGATGATCGACGGGCTGCTCGCGTACTCCCGCGTCGAGACGCAGGGCGATCCGTTCGAGCCCGTCGATCTCGAGGCCGTGATCGACGACGTCCTGACGGACCTCCGGCTCCGGATCGCGGAGTCCGGCGCCGAGATCGAGGTCGGCGACCTGCCGACCGTCTCGGGCGACCGGAACCAGCTCCACCAGCTGTTCCAGAACCTGCTGTCGAACGCGCTCGAGTACTCGGGGGACGAGCCGCCGCGAGTCGAGATCGCGGCCACGCGGGACGGTCCCCAGTGGACCGTCTCGGTCAGCGACGAGGGGATCGGCATCGAGCCCGCGGAGCAGGAGCGGATCTTCGAGGTGTTCGAACGGCTGCACAGCCGCGCGGAGTACGACGGGACCGGGATCGGCCTGGCGCTCTGTCAACGGATCGTCGAGCGCCACGGCGGCGAGATCCGGGTCGACTCCGAACCCGGCGAGGGAGCGACGTTCTCCGTGACGTTTCCCGACTCGGCCGTCCGAAAGTGA
- a CDS encoding molybdopterin-binding protein, with the protein MNVAVVTVGDELLAGQTTNTNAAWLGERLSERGVSVERVVTVPDRVGDIARVVNEYRAEYDAVIVTGGLGPTHDDLTMEGVAAALGRDLEEHDEALAWLEESGYSRDDLTAGTADLPAGARALHNDEGVAPGAVVEDIYVLPGVPAEMKRMFESIESEFSGTPTYREEVVADEPESALLDRIAGVRERFDVTVGSYPGESVRLAVQGTDEEAVAAAAAWLRERVDVAE; encoded by the coding sequence ATGAACGTCGCGGTCGTGACAGTCGGAGACGAACTGCTCGCCGGGCAGACGACGAACACGAACGCCGCTTGGCTCGGTGAACGACTCAGCGAGCGCGGCGTCTCGGTCGAACGCGTCGTCACGGTCCCCGACCGAGTCGGCGATATCGCGCGCGTCGTCAACGAGTACCGCGCCGAGTACGACGCCGTCATCGTCACCGGGGGCCTCGGGCCGACCCACGACGACCTCACCATGGAGGGCGTCGCCGCCGCGCTCGGGCGCGACCTCGAGGAACACGACGAGGCGCTCGCCTGGCTCGAGGAATCGGGCTACTCGCGGGACGACCTGACCGCGGGGACGGCCGACCTGCCGGCCGGCGCCCGGGCGCTGCACAACGACGAGGGCGTCGCTCCGGGCGCGGTCGTCGAGGACATCTACGTCCTCCCCGGCGTGCCGGCGGAGATGAAGCGGATGTTCGAGTCGATCGAGTCCGAGTTCTCCGGCACGCCGACCTATCGCGAGGAGGTCGTCGCCGACGAACCCGAGAGCGCGCTGCTCGATCGGATCGCCGGCGTTCGCGAGCGGTTCGACGTCACCGTCGGGAGCTATCCGGGCGAGTCGGTCCGCCTCGCCGTCCAGGGGACCGACGAGGAGGCGGTCGCAGCGGCGGCCGCGTGGCTCCGCGAGCGCGTCGACGTCGCCGAGTGA
- a CDS encoding exonuclease: MATEGRSAEPPSAPAAEAIGSAGFVHLVARADGDALAASGLLARALADRGTPFQVSVGRTVADRTDRVRDREAAADDVTVAIGAVDADATRLDADDRPATLAALEAVRDLEAAPDHGLALAGLVAAGVEPGAGESEWVLETARTQGLVDRRPGVAVPTADPVDGLAHSTRLRAPWSGDLSATRTALEGLGVDLAAPDAFDADAHRAIGSAVALDVVGDDDAVPAAAETVQRVLRPYAMAAPDAPFETVGGYADVLEATARAEPGTGAALAMGHDAREPALDAWREYGRRAHEALEAGSTGRYDGLFVVDIDDGPVEAVARIAAAFRSPEATVLAVADGEGEAAIATRGNEPLGATVEAVARELEDAGIEGVAYDGGRRRGYLRYDPGVDESTLIQLVRDRR, encoded by the coding sequence ATGGCCACCGAAGGTCGGTCCGCCGAGCCGCCGTCTGCCCCCGCCGCGGAGGCGATCGGGAGCGCCGGCTTCGTTCACCTCGTCGCGCGCGCCGACGGCGACGCGCTGGCCGCCAGCGGCCTGCTCGCGCGGGCGCTGGCCGACCGCGGGACGCCGTTTCAGGTGAGCGTCGGCCGCACCGTCGCCGACCGGACCGACCGCGTTCGCGACCGGGAGGCGGCGGCCGACGACGTCACGGTCGCCATCGGCGCCGTCGACGCGGACGCGACGCGGCTCGACGCCGACGACCGTCCCGCCACGCTGGCTGCCCTCGAGGCCGTTCGCGACCTCGAGGCGGCGCCGGATCACGGCCTCGCGCTCGCGGGGCTCGTGGCCGCCGGGGTCGAACCCGGCGCCGGCGAGAGCGAGTGGGTCCTCGAGACCGCCCGGACGCAGGGCCTGGTCGACCGCCGACCGGGCGTCGCGGTGCCGACGGCCGATCCGGTCGACGGCCTCGCCCACTCGACGCGCCTCCGCGCGCCGTGGTCGGGCGACCTGAGCGCGACGCGGACCGCGCTCGAGGGTCTCGGTGTCGACCTCGCCGCGCCCGACGCATTCGACGCGGACGCCCACCGCGCGATCGGCTCCGCCGTCGCGCTGGACGTCGTCGGCGACGACGACGCGGTGCCGGCCGCGGCCGAGACGGTCCAACGCGTGCTCCGGCCGTACGCGATGGCCGCGCCCGACGCGCCGTTCGAGACGGTCGGCGGCTACGCGGACGTCCTCGAGGCGACCGCCCGCGCGGAACCGGGCACGGGCGCCGCGCTCGCGATGGGCCACGACGCCCGCGAGCCGGCACTGGACGCCTGGCGCGAGTACGGCCGGCGCGCCCACGAAGCGCTCGAGGCCGGCTCGACGGGACGCTACGACGGCCTGTTCGTCGTCGATATCGACGACGGCCCCGTCGAGGCGGTCGCCCGGATCGCCGCGGCCTTCCGGTCGCCGGAAGCGACCGTCCTCGCCGTGGCCGACGGCGAGGGCGAAGCGGCGATCGCCACCCGCGGCAACGAGCCGCTGGGGGCGACCGTCGAAGCGGTCGCTCGAGAGCTCGAGGACGCGGGGATCGAGGGGGTCGCCTACGACGGCGGCCGCCGCCGCGGCTACCTGCGGTACGATCCCGGCGTGGACGAGTCGACGCTGATCCAGCTCGTGAGGGACCGACGATGA
- a CDS encoding 30S ribosomal protein S3ae: MSERSVSRAKQEKRWYTVLAPEQFDRQELGETPADEPEKVYDRTIETTLGELNNNASENNTKLTFKITDVGSDSAYTEFIEHSLTRDYLRSLVRRGASKVEAYVTVLTTDDYRVQIQPVAFTTKKADASQEKAIRDQMVQMIEEAAAERSFEELIDSVVEGRLSSGIYGEAKTIYPLRRVEIQKATLEAHPEEVAEEEATAVDVDEDDVAAE; the protein is encoded by the coding sequence ATGAGTGAACGATCAGTTTCACGCGCGAAACAGGAGAAGCGGTGGTACACCGTCCTGGCACCCGAGCAGTTCGACCGCCAGGAACTCGGCGAAACCCCCGCTGACGAACCGGAAAAGGTCTACGACCGAACCATCGAAACGACGCTCGGCGAACTCAACAACAACGCCAGCGAGAACAACACCAAGCTGACCTTCAAGATCACCGACGTCGGCAGCGACTCGGCGTACACGGAGTTCATCGAGCACTCCCTGACCCGGGACTACCTGCGCTCGCTGGTCCGACGGGGCGCCTCGAAGGTCGAGGCCTACGTCACCGTCCTCACGACGGACGACTACCGCGTCCAGATCCAGCCCGTCGCCTTCACGACCAAGAAGGCCGACGCGAGCCAGGAGAAGGCCATCCGCGACCAGATGGTCCAGATGATCGAGGAGGCCGCCGCCGAGCGCTCCTTCGAGGAGCTCATCGACAGCGTCGTCGAGGGCCGACTCTCCTCGGGGATCTACGGCGAGGCCAAGACGATCTACCCGCTGCGCCGCGTCGAGATCCAGAAGGCCACCCTCGAGGCCCACCCCGAGGAAGTCGCCGAAGAGGAGGCGACCGCGGTCGACGTCGACGAAGACGACGTCGCGGCCGAGTAA
- a CDS encoding ATP-NAD kinase family protein, with amino-acid sequence MDSLGVVVNPIAGMGGRVGLKGTDGKLAEARRRGAEPRAPDRALEALQSLHRRAPDATVYTAAGVLGERAVRDAGYEPIVVYDPAADDADPSETTASGDVDTDPSDAARPIDPATAETTAADTRAAVRAFLERDHQTPSDGPSERTRSDDGVDLVLFVGGDGTAVDVAEVLEESEGETPMLGVPAGVKIYSSVFAVTPADAGRIAAEFDRAADREVNDIDEDAYREGAVRTDLKAIVPVPVAPDVQSSKQVSSGSVDSLAAGFAREVDPERTYVFGPGSTVGAIERELGIDPSPLGVDVWRDGTVLARDAAESEILEVLDEPATIVVSPIGGQGFVFGRGNHQLSPAVIRRTDDIEIVASGTKLDGIDALRVDTDDADLDEELRGWEQVRTGRFTTRLVKVV; translated from the coding sequence ATGGACTCGCTCGGCGTGGTCGTCAATCCGATCGCGGGAATGGGCGGTCGGGTGGGACTGAAGGGAACCGACGGCAAACTCGCGGAAGCGCGCCGCCGCGGGGCCGAACCGCGGGCGCCGGACCGGGCGCTCGAGGCGCTGCAGTCGCTGCACCGGCGCGCGCCCGACGCGACCGTCTACACCGCGGCGGGCGTCTTAGGCGAGCGGGCGGTCCGCGACGCCGGCTACGAACCGATCGTCGTCTACGATCCGGCGGCCGACGACGCCGACCCGTCCGAGACGACTGCTTCTGGGGACGTCGATACCGATCCGAGCGACGCGGCGCGACCGATCGATCCGGCGACCGCCGAGACGACCGCCGCCGATACGCGGGCCGCCGTCCGGGCGTTCCTCGAGCGCGATCATCAGACACCGTCTGATGGACCGTCAGAACGCACGCGTTCTGACGACGGCGTCGATCTCGTCCTGTTCGTCGGCGGCGACGGCACCGCCGTCGACGTCGCCGAGGTGCTCGAGGAGAGCGAGGGCGAGACGCCGATGCTCGGCGTTCCCGCCGGCGTCAAGATCTACTCGTCGGTGTTCGCCGTGACGCCCGCGGACGCGGGCCGGATCGCCGCCGAGTTCGACCGCGCGGCCGACCGCGAGGTCAACGACATCGACGAGGACGCCTACCGCGAGGGGGCGGTCCGGACCGACCTCAAAGCGATCGTTCCCGTCCCCGTCGCGCCCGACGTCCAGTCGAGCAAACAGGTCTCGAGCGGGAGCGTCGACTCGCTGGCCGCGGGTTTCGCCCGCGAGGTCGACCCCGAGCGGACGTACGTCTTCGGTCCCGGCAGCACCGTCGGCGCGATCGAGCGCGAGCTGGGAATCGACCCGTCGCCGCTGGGCGTCGACGTCTGGCGCGACGGGACGGTGCTGGCCCGCGACGCCGCCGAGAGCGAGATCCTCGAGGTCCTCGACGAACCGGCGACGATCGTCGTCTCGCCGATCGGCGGACAGGGATTCGTCTTCGGTCGCGGCAACCACCAGCTCTCGCCGGCGGTCATCCGTCGCACCGACGACATCGAGATCGTCGCGTCGGGCACGAAACTCGACGGGATCGACGCGTTACGGGTCGATACCGACGACGCCGATCTCGACGAGGAGCTCCGCGGCTGGGAGCAGGTCCGGACGGGCCGGTTCACGACGCGCCTCGTGAAGGTCGTCTGA
- a CDS encoding KEOPS complex subunit Pcc1: protein MSRRATIRTSHDDPELVARALRPDNTDEMETIVERADGDTETEGAVVTQIERETTGGLHSNVDDYVVNLEVAIDVASSGRNSGEQDERPTGAGTASDADDDTTDTQ, encoded by the coding sequence ATGAGTCGGCGCGCGACCATCCGAACGAGCCACGACGATCCGGAACTCGTCGCGCGGGCGCTGCGCCCGGACAACACCGACGAGATGGAGACGATCGTCGAGCGCGCGGACGGTGATACCGAGACCGAGGGCGCCGTCGTCACGCAGATCGAACGCGAGACGACCGGCGGCCTCCACTCGAACGTCGACGACTACGTGGTCAATCTCGAGGTGGCGATCGACGTCGCCAGCTCCGGACGGAATTCAGGGGAACAGGACGAGCGACCAACGGGCGCGGGGACCGCGTCCGATGCGGACGACGACACTACAGATACACAATGA
- a CDS encoding iron-containing alcohol dehydrogenase family protein — MTPTDSSGRDAPFRFDYDPATIRFGTGSVDDLEAELEALGLERALVVCGSTVGDTPTVIEPVKSGLGDRLAGVFDETTSAKRLSTALAGRDRLEAEDADAIVAVGGGSSVDVATVVSVLAANGYGPAAAGRELAETGTLPVPDEGLVPIVAVPTTLAGADLSNVAGITADPDEGPVDETVSGGVSHPDLMPGAAIYDPELVATTPDSILAGSAMNGFDKGIETLYAGNATPVTDATARHGLEKLEDGLRAFGDGDRDVETLETVLEGIVLVQYGISRPGETTLSIVHAFGHGLTRGYDVQQGAAHGIVVPHVLEYLFDQNDVDARAGMLANALGVGDAADRGAAVVEAVTEIRDGLGLPAQLRDVDGPRPEEFTAVAEAILADSFVANAPPGLDPTVDEIEGILEAAW, encoded by the coding sequence ATGACACCGACCGACTCGAGCGGCCGCGACGCTCCGTTCCGGTTCGACTACGACCCGGCGACGATCCGCTTCGGCACCGGCAGCGTCGACGATCTCGAGGCCGAACTCGAGGCCCTGGGTCTTGAGCGCGCGCTGGTCGTCTGCGGCTCGACGGTCGGCGACACGCCGACGGTGATCGAACCGGTGAAATCCGGTCTCGGCGACCGACTGGCCGGCGTGTTCGACGAGACGACCTCGGCGAAACGCCTCTCGACGGCCCTCGCGGGCCGGGACCGCCTCGAAGCCGAAGACGCCGACGCGATCGTGGCCGTCGGCGGCGGCAGCAGCGTAGACGTCGCGACGGTCGTCAGCGTCCTCGCGGCCAACGGGTACGGGCCGGCGGCCGCCGGCCGGGAACTGGCCGAGACGGGCACGCTACCGGTCCCCGACGAGGGACTGGTGCCGATCGTCGCGGTGCCGACGACGCTGGCGGGGGCCGACCTCTCGAACGTCGCCGGTATCACCGCCGATCCCGACGAGGGACCCGTCGACGAGACGGTCAGCGGCGGCGTCTCCCACCCGGACCTGATGCCCGGGGCGGCGATCTACGACCCCGAACTGGTCGCGACCACGCCGGACTCGATCCTCGCCGGGTCGGCGATGAACGGCTTCGACAAGGGCATCGAGACGCTCTACGCGGGCAACGCGACCCCCGTGACCGACGCGACGGCCAGGCACGGCCTCGAGAAACTCGAGGACGGACTCCGCGCGTTCGGCGACGGGGACCGCGACGTCGAGACCCTCGAGACGGTCCTCGAGGGAATCGTTCTCGTCCAGTACGGTATCTCCCGGCCCGGTGAGACGACGCTCTCGATCGTCCACGCCTTCGGTCACGGGCTGACGCGAGGGTACGACGTCCAGCAGGGGGCCGCCCACGGGATCGTCGTCCCGCACGTCCTCGAGTACCTCTTCGATCAGAACGACGTCGACGCGCGGGCGGGAATGCTCGCGAACGCGCTCGGCGTCGGCGACGCCGCGGACCGCGGCGCGGCGGTCGTCGAGGCGGTGACCGAGATTCGGGACGGGCTCGGTCTCCCCGCGCAGTTGCGCGATGTCGACGGACCTCGGCCCGAGGAGTTCACCGCCGTCGCGGAGGCGATCCTCGCCGACTCGTTCGTGGCCAACGCGCCGCCGGGACTCGATCCCACGGTCGACGAGATCGAGGGGATCCTCGAGGCGGCGTGGTGA
- a CDS encoding helix-turn-helix domain-containing protein — protein MSQSRTDGAETDSTAVLSALGNKYSAEILCAAGTPKSAQALSEDIEIPIATCYRRIEELVEAGLLTCEGRQLSEEGRRTNIYRRTVDEIDVDFSKDRPQLSRKRRTEAKNRLQDQLRD, from the coding sequence ATGTCTCAGAGTCGGACGGATGGAGCCGAGACGGATTCGACTGCGGTCCTCTCGGCGCTCGGGAACAAGTACAGCGCAGAGATCCTCTGTGCTGCGGGTACACCGAAGTCGGCACAGGCCTTGAGCGAGGATATCGAGATTCCGATCGCGACGTGCTATCGGCGCATCGAGGAACTCGTCGAGGCCGGACTGCTGACCTGCGAGGGACGACAGCTCTCCGAGGAGGGGCGCCGAACGAATATCTACCGGCGAACCGTAGACGAGATCGACGTCGACTTCTCGAAGGATCGCCCGCAGCTCTCGCGAAAGCGACGAACGGAGGCCAAGAACAGACTGCAGGACCAGCTCAGGGACTAG
- a CDS encoding 7-carboxy-7-deazaguanine synthase QueE, which translates to MPVSDSVDRDGADEGADARDETGTGGERPDDGLPINELFYSLQGEGTLAGVPSVFVRTSGCNLRCWFCDSYHTSWEPTHAWLGLEEILAEIESHDADHVVLTGGEPLLHEESVDLLEALSDRGYHTTVETNGTIHREAPIDLASISPKLESSTPTPERAPDDADGADAERWAERHETDRIDLEALAGLVEDYDFQLKFVVTDADDMPEVLDLLADLRDVADVPIRDDDVLLMPEGATRERLAETRTRVADLAMEHGFRYTPRLHVDLWNDAPET; encoded by the coding sequence ATGCCGGTCTCCGATTCCGTCGACCGCGACGGCGCGGACGAGGGCGCCGACGCTCGAGACGAGACGGGAACTGGCGGCGAACGGCCCGACGACGGCCTCCCGATCAACGAACTGTTCTACTCGCTGCAGGGCGAGGGAACCCTCGCCGGCGTTCCGTCGGTGTTCGTCCGCACGAGCGGCTGTAACCTCCGGTGTTGGTTCTGCGACTCCTACCACACCTCCTGGGAACCGACCCACGCGTGGCTCGGCCTCGAGGAGATCCTCGCCGAGATCGAGTCCCACGACGCCGACCACGTCGTGCTCACGGGCGGCGAGCCCCTCCTGCACGAGGAGAGCGTCGATCTCCTCGAGGCGCTCTCCGACCGCGGCTACCACACCACCGTCGAGACTAACGGGACGATCCACCGCGAGGCCCCGATCGACCTCGCCTCGATCAGCCCGAAACTCGAGAGCAGCACGCCGACGCCGGAGCGCGCGCCGGACGACGCCGACGGAGCCGACGCGGAGCGATGGGCCGAGCGCCACGAGACCGATCGCATCGACCTCGAGGCGCTGGCCGGTCTCGTCGAGGACTACGACTTCCAGCTGAAGTTCGTGGTCACCGACGCGGACGACATGCCGGAGGTCCTCGACCTGCTCGCGGACCTCCGGGACGTCGCCGACGTTCCGATCCGCGACGACGACGTGCTCCTGATGCCCGAGGGCGCGACCCGCGAGCGGCTCGCGGAGACCCGAACTCGGGTCGCCGACCTCGCGATGGAGCACGGCTTCCGGTACACCCCGCGGCTGCACGTCGACCTCTGGAACGACGCGCCCGAGACGTAA
- a CDS encoding 30S ribosomal protein S15, which yields MARMHTRRRGSSGSDKPAADDPPEWSDVDAADIEDRVVELAEQGYDPSQIGMKLRDEGVTGTPIPDVKLATGKKITEILEENDARSEFPEDLYNLMKRAVRLREHIQENPQDYQNKRALQNTESKVRRLADYYRGDEIEPDFTYTYDVAKELLDEE from the coding sequence ATGGCACGAATGCACACCCGCCGTCGCGGCTCGTCCGGATCGGACAAGCCGGCGGCAGACGACCCACCGGAGTGGAGCGACGTCGACGCGGCGGACATCGAAGACCGCGTCGTCGAACTGGCAGAGCAGGGCTACGATCCCAGCCAGATCGGGATGAAGCTGCGTGACGAGGGCGTCACCGGCACGCCGATTCCGGACGTCAAACTGGCGACCGGAAAGAAGATCACCGAGATCCTCGAGGAGAACGACGCGCGATCCGAGTTCCCCGAGGACCTCTACAATCTGATGAAGCGCGCCGTGCGCCTGCGCGAGCACATTCAGGAGAACCCGCAGGACTACCAGAACAAGCGCGCCCTGCAGAACACGGAGTCGAAGGTCCGTCGCCTCGCCGACTACTACCGCGGCGACGAGATCGAGCCGGACTTCACGTACACCTACGACGTCGCGAAAGAGCTCCTCGACGAGGAGTAA
- a CDS encoding 6-carboxytetrahydropterin synthase, producing the protein MTEPSGGTDRPAATDDSEAERSETSAGASGDQESVVGTERVLRVGHDRPIRISTGHRIRHHDGKCARPHGHNYEVAVTVVGDLAEEGWVADKGDITDVIDEWDHRFLLEAGDPLIEAFEASGDDDAVVVLEHPPTAEVMSVLLERKLVAALPETVSDVTVRVNETSELCGGGRF; encoded by the coding sequence ATGACCGAACCGTCCGGCGGTACTGATCGACCGGCCGCGACCGACGACAGCGAGGCCGAACGCAGCGAGACCTCGGCGGGAGCGAGCGGCGATCAGGAGTCCGTCGTCGGCACCGAACGCGTTCTCCGGGTCGGCCACGACCGCCCGATCCGGATCAGTACCGGCCACCGGATCCGCCACCACGACGGCAAGTGCGCGCGACCGCACGGCCACAACTACGAGGTCGCCGTCACCGTCGTCGGCGACCTCGCCGAGGAGGGATGGGTCGCCGACAAGGGCGATATTACCGACGTCATCGACGAGTGGGATCACCGGTTCCTCCTCGAGGCCGGCGACCCCCTGATCGAAGCCTTCGAGGCGTCGGGCGACGACGACGCGGTCGTCGTCCTCGAGCACCCGCCGACGGCGGAGGTGATGAGCGTGCTGTTGGAGCGAAAGCTCGTGGCCGCGCTCCCCGAGACCGTCTCCGACGTGACGGTCCGAGTCAACGAGACCAGCGAACTCTGCGGGGGCGGCCGGTTCTGA
- the queC gene encoding 7-cyano-7-deazaguanine synthase QueC, with translation MTDAPTDSATDESSSERAVVLLSGGMDSATAAYEARDRGYEIYALHTSYGQRTEDRELECARRLADELDAADFLQIETGHLSAIGASSLTDDEMAVADADMESDEIPTSYVPFRNANLLAMAVSYAEANDCEAVFIGAHSEDFSGYPDCRPAFFEAFENVVDVGTKPETSISIEAPFVEWSKTDIAEHGVDLEVPYEHTWSCYRENEPACGTCDACAFRLQAFRNVGVRDPIEYAERPSYVDE, from the coding sequence ATGACCGACGCACCCACCGACTCAGCGACCGACGAATCGTCTTCCGAGCGCGCCGTCGTCCTCCTCTCGGGGGGCATGGACAGCGCCACCGCCGCCTACGAGGCCCGCGACCGGGGCTACGAGATCTACGCCCTGCACACCTCCTACGGCCAGCGAACCGAGGACCGCGAACTCGAGTGCGCCCGGCGACTCGCCGACGAACTCGACGCCGCCGACTTCCTACAGATAGAGACCGGCCACCTCTCGGCGATCGGCGCCTCGAGTCTGACCGACGACGAGATGGCCGTCGCGGACGCCGACATGGAGAGCGACGAGATCCCCACCTCGTACGTCCCCTTCCGGAACGCGAACCTGCTCGCGATGGCGGTCTCCTACGCCGAGGCCAACGACTGCGAGGCCGTCTTCATCGGCGCCCACAGCGAGGACTTCTCGGGGTATCCGGACTGTCGCCCCGCGTTCTTCGAGGCCTTCGAGAACGTGGTCGACGTCGGAACGAAACCCGAGACGAGCATCTCGATCGAGGCGCCGTTCGTCGAGTGGTCCAAGACCGACATCGCCGAACACGGTGTCGACCTCGAGGTCCCCTACGAGCACACCTGGAGCTGTTACCGGGAGAACGAACCCGCCTGCGGAACCTGCGACGCCTGCGCGTTCCGGCTGCAGGCGTTCCGGAACGTCGGCGTTCGCGACCCGATCGAGTACGCCGAACGACCGTCGTACGTCGACGAGTGA